A single Leucoraja erinacea ecotype New England unplaced genomic scaffold, Leri_hhj_1 Leri_240S, whole genome shotgun sequence DNA region contains:
- the LOC129716467 gene encoding galactose-3-O-sulfotransferase 2-like — protein MFSRWKGRTGKMFLMLVVASCLTFIARLVYLSAVNGPHPQVKKVTGNDSFIFTILRNPDSVAESAFIYCHNDVPAFRAVKTLTEFVRKLDKEFKLQGSNNHLAHNVLWFDLGGDAEAGAEGPHVDQTLKEFDSTFHLVLLAEYFDQSLVLLREALCWDMEDMVSFQLNARDPSTRSSLPPDLLSTLQRWNALDWHLYRHFNTSFWQQVERYGVDRMERDVKHIRHLRQKIQDICLQSSTPVAKSKSSSYIKSPDYGWAKITGYLLKDNLTRETKEMCIKMVLPEGTYLNRLQRKQG, from the exons ATGTTCAGTCGTTGGAAAGGACGAACTGGGAAGATGTTCCTGATGCTGGTGgtggccagctgtctgaccttcatTGCTAGGTTGGTCTACCTCTCTGCAGTGAATGG TCCCCATCCGCAGGTGAAGAAGGTGACGGGCAACGACTCTTTCATCTTCACCATCCTGCGGAACCCAGACAGCGTGGCAGAGTCGGCGTTTATCTACTGTCACAATGATGTACCGGCCTTTCGTGCCGTGAAGACCCTGACTGAGTTTGTGAGGAAGCTGGACAAGGAGTTCAAACTGCAAGGGAGCAACAACCACCTCGCCCATAACGTGTTGTGGTTCGATCTTGGTGGGGACGCGGAGGCAGGGGCTGAAGGACCTCACGTTGACCAAACCCTCAAGGAGTTCGACTCTACCTTCCATCTGGTCTTGCTGGCCGAGTACTTTGACCAGTCGCTGGTCTTGTTGCGGGAGGCTCTCTGTTGGGACATGGAGGACATGGTGTCCTTCCAGCTCAACGCCCGTGACCCCTCGACCAGAAGCTCACTCCCCCCTGATCTTCTCTCCACCCTCCAGCGCTGGAATGCCCTGGACTGGCATCTCTACCGCCACTTCAACACGTCCTTCTGGCAACAGGTGGAACGGTACGGGGTGGACAGGATGGAGAGAGATGTCAAGCATATCCGCCATCTTCGCCAGAAAATCCAAGATATCTGTCTGCAAAGCAGCACACCTGTGGCCAAAAGCAAGAGCTCCAGTTACATCAAATCACCCGACTATGGCTGGGCCAAGATCACTGGATATCTCCTGAAAGACAACTTGACCAGAGAAACCAAGGAAATGTGCATCAAGATGGTTCTCCCAGAGGGCACGTATCTCAATCGTCTACAGAGAAAGCAGGGGTAG